The following proteins are co-located in the bacterium genome:
- a CDS encoding YbaK/EbsC family protein, whose product MPRGEKKVVESLLTAGHEPAVRRFDRKTETAEDSAMMLGVEVARIVKSMVFSAQDEPVVALIPGNRRADMRAIARVLEVKKVRMADPDMVQKWTGFTVGAVPPIGHFQKIPVLMDEGFPRDGKIYPAAGENNNAFETTFEMLQEITRAKVCRISKE is encoded by the coding sequence ATGCCCAGAGGTGAAAAAAAGGTAGTTGAATCGCTGCTGACGGCCGGTCATGAACCGGCCGTCAGGCGTTTTGACCGAAAGACCGAAACGGCAGAGGATTCAGCAATGATGCTTGGGGTTGAAGTAGCCAGGATCGTCAAATCCATGGTTTTTTCAGCTCAGGATGAACCAGTAGTTGCCCTGATCCCTGGAAACCGCAGGGCTGATATGAGGGCCATTGCTCGCGTTTTGGAAGTGAAGAAGGTGAGAATGGCAGATCCGGATATGGTTCAGAAGTGGACCGGGTTTACTGTGGGCGCTGTGCCCCCGATAGGGCACTTCCAGAAGATCCCTGTCCTGATGGATGAAGGGTTTCCCCGGGACGGGAAGATCTACCCTGCAGCGGGGGAAAACAACAACGCGTTCGAAACCACCTTCGAAATGCTACAGGAAATAACCCGAGCCAAGGTGTGCCGCATTTCGAAGGAGTGA